A DNA window from Candidatus Binatus sp. contains the following coding sequences:
- a CDS encoding type II toxin-antitoxin system PemK/MazF family toxin has translation MRRGEVYLCDLSYGQTGHEQDGTRPAIILSNDKFNNNRSWGTVIVVPISTSPSQAQRQYGIFLPQGSGGLPRDSVALCHQITTIDRDRVQTLLGSLDAKLLGQVEAEVKIILYLP, from the coding sequence GTGAGACGCGGAGAAGTCTACCTCTGCGATCTGTCTTACGGACAGACTGGGCACGAGCAAGACGGCACCCGTCCCGCGATAATTCTTTCCAACGATAAATTTAACAATAATCGCTCCTGGGGAACGGTTATCGTTGTCCCGATCTCGACATCTCCCAGTCAGGCTCAGCGTCAATACGGAATTTTTCTTCCTCAGGGGAGTGGAGGACTACCCCGCGACAGCGTCGCGTTGTGCCATCAAATCACCACAATTGATCGTGACCGCGTGCAAACTCTCTTGGGTTCGCTCGATGCCAAGCTCCTCGGGCAAGTAGAAGCTGAAGTAAAGATTATTCTCTACCTTCCCTAA
- a CDS encoding SDR family NAD(P)-dependent oxidoreductase, whose amino-acid sequence MKFDGKAGLVTGAGSGIGRATAMGFARRGGSIAVADINGENANKVVAEIKAAGGKAIAIVADVTRTADIDMMFSRTTDAFGRLDFLHNNAFGMPASQAVNQVASRTADVDDDTWNKMLDVGLTAVFRAIKRAIPIMRAQGGGAIVNTASISGLRADYGIAAYNAAKAGVINLTRVVAIEYAHQGIRANCICPGAIDTPLLAPALTQPGFADRIKAAIPIGRLGRPEEMANVVLFLASDLASFVNGAAFVADGGQTAKTGSPSFMPE is encoded by the coding sequence ATGAAATTCGACGGCAAGGCAGGACTCGTAACCGGCGCAGGCTCGGGTATCGGACGTGCAACCGCGATGGGATTCGCGCGGCGCGGCGGTTCAATCGCGGTGGCGGACATCAACGGCGAAAATGCGAACAAGGTCGTAGCGGAAATCAAGGCAGCAGGCGGCAAAGCGATCGCGATCGTCGCCGACGTCACGCGCACCGCGGACATCGACATGATGTTTTCGCGCACCACCGACGCGTTCGGGCGGCTGGATTTTCTGCACAATAATGCATTCGGGATGCCCGCCTCGCAGGCCGTCAATCAAGTCGCGTCGCGCACCGCCGACGTCGATGACGACACATGGAACAAAATGCTCGACGTCGGACTGACGGCGGTGTTTCGCGCGATTAAGCGCGCGATTCCGATAATGCGCGCGCAGGGTGGCGGCGCGATCGTCAATACCGCGTCGATTTCCGGGCTCCGCGCCGATTATGGAATCGCGGCCTACAACGCGGCCAAGGCCGGCGTGATCAATCTGACGCGCGTGGTCGCGATCGAGTACGCACATCAGGGGATTCGCGCAAACTGCATCTGTCCCGGCGCGATCGATACGCCGCTGCTCGCGCCTGCGCTGACGCAGCCAGGCTTTGCCGATCGGATCAAGGCGGCAATACCGATTGGCCGGCTGGGTCGTCCCGAGGAGATGGCGAATGTTGTGCTGTTCCTGGCGTCGGACCTGGCGTCGTTCGTCAACGGCGCTGCGTTCGTTGCGGACGGCGGCCAGACTGCGAAGACCGGCAGTCCGTCGTTCATGCCGGAGTGA
- a CDS encoding Phenylacetic acid catabolic protein, with translation MSDAQVASDIRFPSPDGLPDEYKKLLVRMLSIQSRIESEYMLAPERTLMKPLALAPTPEDKAEYAAFWSDEVRHASYWMKLLSDLGVTVDDQFMASPMPIYVFEMRDQAVDWIEYGLFSFFADRQGAYMGHEWVGCSYEPLAKIADRVHKEELGHAAFGYRLVRRYLQREGERGRELLIKHLAKWYPAGLDMFGQSGSKRQYEYVKWGLRRRSNEQMRDEFTEEVNTLLTRLDIPIPDPTAGRRYS, from the coding sequence ATGAGCGACGCACAAGTAGCCAGCGACATCCGCTTTCCCAGTCCGGACGGACTGCCCGACGAGTACAAGAAGCTGCTGGTGCGGATGCTCTCGATCCAATCGCGCATCGAATCCGAATACATGCTCGCACCGGAACGTACGTTGATGAAGCCGCTCGCGCTCGCGCCGACGCCGGAAGACAAGGCCGAGTACGCCGCGTTCTGGTCCGACGAGGTGCGCCACGCCAGCTACTGGATGAAACTGCTGAGCGACCTCGGCGTGACCGTGGACGACCAGTTCATGGCGTCGCCGATGCCGATTTACGTATTCGAAATGCGCGACCAGGCCGTCGATTGGATCGAATACGGGCTCTTCAGTTTCTTCGCCGATCGCCAGGGCGCTTACATGGGCCATGAATGGGTCGGATGCAGCTACGAACCGCTCGCAAAGATCGCCGATCGCGTGCACAAGGAAGAACTCGGCCATGCCGCTTTCGGCTATCGCCTGGTTCGGCGCTACCTGCAGCGCGAAGGCGAACGCGGCCGCGAGCTTTTGATCAAGCATCTCGCCAAGTGGTATCCGGCCGGACTCGATATGTTCGGCCAGTCGGGATCCAAGCGCCAGTACGAGTACGTCAAATGGGGCCTCAGACGCCGCAGCAACGAGCAGATGCGCGACGAATTCACCGAAGAAGTGAATACTCTGTTGACTAGACTCGATATACCTATTCCCGATCCAACTGCGGGACGCCGCTATAGCTAA
- a CDS encoding error-prone DNA polymerase, whose protein sequence is MKTDYIELRMRSAFSFLEGASTPEDLAARAAELGYPAIALGDRDGLYGAPRFYGAAKNAGIRQIVGAELTLDDNSRLYVLAPDRERYKNLCRMITDSKMRVLNPGALARDGSPASQAYPAKGDSRVAIDQLERYGSGLICLAGGVMSPLSRMLVRGEDPRSLTDRLGGIFGAGNFYIDLQRHLDPGEERLNRKLAALAGATGTPIVATNDVCHGGADRQLLDVLTCIRLKTTLEEAGRSLWVNNQRHLKSPAEMAALFRDLPTAIAASRAIAERCAFQLCDMGYRFPDYPLPPGETPDSYLRILTYAGARERWRGAIDARTRRQLEHELRIVERLKLAGYFLIVWDIVQFCRESKIMVQGRGSAANSAVCYALGITAVDAVKMELLFERFLSEERGEWPDIDLDLPSGDQREKAIQYVYRRYGERGAAMTANVITYRTRSAVREVGKTLGFSPTQVDRLAKLNQVYEFRDQHDDLVALLKRGGVDAEAPRIRMLIELVRKIQSLPRHLGQHSGGIVIAAQPLDELVPLEPAAMPGRVVIQWDKDDCADLGIIKIDLLGLGMLAALEQAIPMIRTHEGVEIDLAHLPPDDPDVYAMLRRADTVGVFQVESRAQMATLPRMKPERFYDLVVEVAIIRPGPIVGKMVHPYLDRRNGRAPIEYSHPSLEPILRRTLGIPLFQEQLLRIAMTAAGFTGGEAEELRRAMGFKRSAERMEKIEARLRAGMSRNKIAGNVADDIVRSITSFALYGFPESHAASFALIAYASAYLKFHHPAAFFAAMLNCYPLGFYHPSTLVKDAERRGVIALPIDVTRSNWKCTVERAGILAMRMGLRYINGLREEIGLRIESERARRPFDSIADLTARVGPNRREIDALAYAGAFASFGLTRRDAMWNAAAVERDPKSLLAGVKPKSAPVPLSTMSALEETLADYAATGHTTGPHLMAYLRPSLKARGILSADDLTRGKHESWVKTGGVVIVRQRPGTAKGFLFITLEDETGIANLIVTPDLFQKNRLLLRSAGILLAEGVLQTVDGVTAIRARRFEEIQAPGAIPPSHDFH, encoded by the coding sequence ATGAAAACGGATTACATCGAGCTCCGCATGCGCAGCGCGTTCAGCTTTCTCGAGGGCGCCAGCACGCCCGAGGATCTGGCCGCGCGCGCCGCCGAACTTGGCTATCCGGCAATCGCGCTCGGTGATCGCGATGGACTCTACGGCGCGCCGCGCTTTTATGGCGCCGCGAAAAATGCCGGCATCCGGCAAATCGTCGGCGCGGAACTCACCCTCGACGACAACTCGCGGCTCTATGTTCTGGCGCCCGATCGCGAGCGCTACAAAAATCTCTGCCGCATGATCACCGACTCGAAGATGCGCGTGCTGAATCCGGGCGCACTCGCGCGCGACGGTTCGCCCGCATCGCAAGCGTATCCCGCCAAGGGCGACAGCCGCGTCGCGATCGATCAGCTCGAGCGTTATGGCAGCGGCCTGATTTGTCTTGCTGGCGGCGTGATGAGCCCGCTCTCGCGGATGCTTGTACGCGGGGAAGATCCGCGGAGTCTCACCGATCGTCTTGGCGGAATTTTCGGCGCCGGAAACTTCTATATCGATTTGCAGCGGCATCTCGATCCCGGCGAGGAACGGCTGAATCGCAAGCTTGCCGCACTCGCCGGCGCGACCGGAACTCCGATCGTCGCGACCAACGACGTTTGCCACGGTGGCGCCGATCGCCAATTGCTCGACGTGCTGACCTGCATCCGGCTCAAGACCACGCTCGAGGAAGCGGGCCGCTCGCTATGGGTAAACAATCAGCGCCATCTGAAATCGCCCGCCGAGATGGCCGCCCTGTTCCGCGATTTGCCCACTGCGATTGCCGCCTCGCGCGCGATTGCCGAGCGATGCGCTTTTCAGCTCTGCGACATGGGCTATCGCTTTCCCGATTACCCGCTTCCGCCCGGTGAGACGCCCGATAGCTACTTGCGAATACTCACTTATGCGGGCGCGCGCGAACGATGGCGCGGCGCGATCGACGCTCGCACGCGGCGCCAGCTCGAGCATGAACTCCGCATCGTCGAACGCCTCAAACTCGCCGGCTATTTCCTGATCGTGTGGGATATCGTGCAGTTCTGCCGCGAAAGCAAAATCATGGTGCAGGGGCGCGGCTCGGCGGCCAACAGCGCCGTCTGCTACGCGCTCGGCATCACGGCGGTCGACGCAGTGAAAATGGAACTCCTGTTCGAGCGTTTTCTTTCCGAGGAACGCGGCGAATGGCCCGATATCGATCTCGATTTGCCGAGCGGCGACCAGCGCGAGAAGGCAATCCAGTACGTCTATCGCAGGTACGGCGAACGCGGCGCCGCGATGACCGCGAACGTGATCACGTATCGCACGCGGAGCGCGGTGCGCGAAGTCGGCAAGACGCTCGGCTTCTCGCCGACTCAGGTCGATCGCCTCGCCAAACTCAACCAGGTGTACGAGTTTCGCGATCAGCATGACGATTTGGTCGCGTTGTTGAAGCGCGGCGGTGTCGATGCGGAAGCGCCGCGAATCCGGATGTTGATCGAACTGGTGCGAAAGATTCAGAGCCTGCCGCGCCATCTTGGACAGCATAGCGGCGGTATCGTGATCGCGGCGCAACCGCTCGACGAACTCGTTCCGCTCGAGCCGGCGGCGATGCCCGGTCGCGTCGTAATCCAGTGGGACAAGGACGATTGCGCCGATCTCGGAATTATAAAGATCGATTTGCTCGGACTCGGGATGCTGGCCGCGCTCGAACAGGCAATCCCGATGATTCGCACGCATGAAGGCGTCGAGATCGATCTCGCGCATCTGCCGCCCGACGATCCCGACGTCTATGCGATGCTGCGTCGCGCCGACACGGTGGGAGTTTTTCAGGTCGAGAGCCGCGCGCAGATGGCGACGCTGCCGCGCATGAAGCCGGAGCGCTTTTACGATCTGGTGGTCGAGGTTGCGATAATCCGTCCCGGTCCGATCGTCGGCAAGATGGTTCATCCGTATCTCGATCGGCGCAACGGACGCGCACCGATCGAGTATTCGCATCCGTCGCTCGAGCCGATTCTGCGGCGCACGCTTGGCATCCCGCTTTTTCAGGAGCAGTTGCTGCGAATCGCGATGACCGCGGCCGGATTCACCGGCGGCGAGGCCGAAGAGTTGCGGCGCGCGATGGGCTTCAAGCGATCGGCGGAGCGGATGGAAAAAATCGAGGCGCGGCTCCGCGCCGGGATGTCGCGCAACAAAATCGCGGGCAACGTCGCCGACGACATCGTGCGATCGATCACGTCATTTGCGCTGTACGGTTTCCCGGAATCGCATGCCGCAAGTTTCGCGCTGATCGCGTATGCCTCCGCGTATCTCAAATTTCATCACCCCGCCGCGTTCTTTGCCGCGATGCTCAATTGCTACCCGCTCGGCTTTTATCATCCCTCGACGCTGGTGAAGGATGCCGAGCGCCGCGGCGTGATCGCGTTGCCGATCGACGTGACCCGCTCGAATTGGAAATGCACGGTCGAGCGCGCAGGCATCCTCGCGATGCGGATGGGGCTTCGTTATATCAACGGCCTGCGCGAGGAGATCGGTCTGCGGATCGAAAGTGAGCGCGCGCGCCGTCCGTTCGATTCGATCGCCGATCTGACGGCGCGCGTCGGTCCAAATCGCCGCGAGATCGACGCACTCGCGTACGCGGGCGCGTTCGCGTCGTTCGGTCTCACGCGCCGCGACGCGATGTGGAATGCGGCCGCCGTCGAGCGCGATCCGAAAAGTTTGCTGGCAGGCGTGAAGCCCAAATCTGCGCCGGTGCCGCTTTCAACAATGTCGGCGCTCGAGGAAACGCTCGCCGATTACGCCGCCACCGGTCACACCACGGGGCCTCATCTGATGGCGTATCTGCGGCCGAGCCTGAAAGCGCGCGGGATCCTCAGCGCCGATGATCTTACGCGCGGCAAGCACGAATCGTGGGTGAAAACCGGCGGCGTCGTGATCGTGCGCCAGCGGCCCGGCACTGCGAAGGGATTTCTCTTCATCACGCTCGAGGATGAAACCGGCATCGCCAACCTGATCGTGACGCCCGACCTGTTTCAGAAAAATCGGCTGCTGCTGCGCAGCGCCGGAATCCTGCTGGCCGAGGGTGTATTGCAGACCGTGGATGGCGTCACTGCGATTCGGGCGCGCCGCTTCGAGGAAATCCAGGCGCCGGGCGCGATTCCGCCATCGCACGATTTTCATTGA
- a CDS encoding ATPase domain-containing protein translates to MQALLQTTWNDDFSPSIQAIRPPSPAPQKSQQQLEFSGVFRGHELTRKDRRLSSGLAPLDALIGGGIPRGRISEITGRPGSGKTSIAASFASFATRRGEVAAWLDASGAFDPESMRDAGVELHRMLWASIPDAGPVSQSYGRFARPLARRQSAIVKAAELVLEAGGFGLVVVDFGDTPRALTQSSALRIARAAERSGAAVIAIAPWRMCGTFSALSLSTSRAAASFSRLAPGAPVTFDGIAVVAMVARNKMGGTGHSTRLRALIDSIEPLSIEPGVASASSTKPLDEKSILEKPALRIGSRGERR, encoded by the coding sequence ATGCAGGCGCTCTTACAGACCACTTGGAATGACGATTTTTCGCCGTCGATTCAGGCTATCAGACCGCCCTCTCCCGCACCTCAGAAATCTCAACAACAACTTGAATTTTCGGGGGTTTTCAGGGGGCATGAACTCACCCGCAAAGATCGGCGACTGAGCTCGGGACTGGCTCCGCTCGACGCACTAATAGGGGGCGGAATTCCGCGCGGCCGAATCAGCGAAATCACCGGCCGACCTGGCTCCGGCAAGACCTCGATTGCCGCCTCGTTCGCCAGCTTCGCGACGCGCCGCGGCGAGGTCGCCGCATGGCTCGACGCGTCGGGCGCCTTCGATCCTGAAAGCATGCGCGATGCCGGCGTGGAACTGCACCGGATGCTATGGGCGTCGATTCCCGACGCCGGCCCCGTATCGCAATCTTATGGCCGGTTCGCGCGACCGCTCGCGCGCCGCCAATCCGCAATCGTCAAAGCCGCGGAACTCGTGCTCGAGGCGGGCGGCTTCGGCCTCGTGGTGGTCGATTTCGGCGATACGCCGCGCGCGCTCACGCAATCATCCGCGCTTCGAATCGCACGCGCAGCCGAGCGCAGCGGCGCCGCCGTAATCGCGATCGCGCCGTGGCGGATGTGCGGGACGTTCTCGGCGCTCAGCCTCTCGACGAGTCGCGCCGCGGCGTCGTTCAGCCGCCTCGCACCCGGCGCGCCGGTGACCTTCGACGGAATCGCGGTTGTAGCGATGGTCGCGCGGAACAAGATGGGCGGCACGGGGCATAGCACGCGGCTCCGCGCACTGATCGATTCGATCGAGCCGTTGTCGATCGAACCGGGCGTTGCATCCGCGTCGTCCACCAAACCGCTCGACGAAAAATCCATTTTGGAAAAACCGGCGCTGCGAATCGGCAGTCGCGGCGAGCGTCGTTGA
- a CDS encoding MFS transporter, whose product MRPRALQLLRRKDFRRLYFAISISELGDSFHYIALMWMALVTGGPLGVIAVRLADSIPALVFGLHGGVAADRWNRRNLMIAADLARGAILVPVAIAGLSNRLPIWGLVVAAFLLETATSYFAPAYNAMVPSLVDRENVQEANSLVSATTSALSIGGWAAAAGLLAIAPISTFFALNSLSFFLSAMLIGRIGYRDSIGISRSAERPRIREVFTALRPMPSLATAVIMIGLGVTISAGTWIAGVPELVRTVLHREAGGFSIVMVGYALGSVGGGALLARYPVANKTRMSMLAWILYLPAYGLFAFSSTLIPVVVGACLAGMGQSAALILVTASAQEQIGDDLLGRVMGVITLVYRGAHATGLMFVAPLFAVFAPRAIFAGAAFAIPILGIASAISASLAEKRRRVASAAST is encoded by the coding sequence ATGCGTCCGCGCGCCCTCCAACTGCTTCGTCGCAAGGATTTCCGGCGGCTCTACTTCGCAATATCGATCAGCGAACTTGGCGATTCGTTTCACTACATCGCGCTGATGTGGATGGCGCTGGTCACCGGCGGTCCGCTCGGAGTGATCGCGGTGCGGCTCGCCGACAGCATCCCGGCGCTGGTATTCGGTCTTCACGGCGGAGTCGCGGCGGATCGATGGAATCGCAGAAATCTGATGATCGCAGCCGATCTGGCGCGCGGCGCGATTCTGGTTCCGGTCGCGATCGCGGGCCTGTCGAATCGCTTGCCAATCTGGGGACTCGTGGTCGCTGCGTTTTTGCTCGAGACCGCGACTTCATATTTCGCGCCCGCTTACAACGCGATGGTGCCGTCGCTGGTCGATCGCGAGAACGTGCAGGAGGCGAACAGCCTCGTCAGCGCGACCACCAGCGCGCTCTCGATCGGCGGATGGGCCGCTGCCGCGGGCCTCCTCGCGATTGCGCCGATCAGCACCTTTTTCGCGCTCAACTCGCTTTCATTTTTCCTGTCGGCGATGTTGATTGGCCGCATCGGCTATCGCGACTCGATCGGCATCAGCCGCAGCGCCGAGCGTCCGCGGATTCGCGAAGTGTTCACCGCGCTGCGCCCGATGCCTTCGCTGGCGACCGCCGTGATCATGATCGGTCTCGGCGTGACGATCTCGGCCGGCACCTGGATTGCCGGCGTGCCGGAATTGGTGCGCACCGTGCTCCATCGCGAGGCCGGCGGCTTTTCGATCGTGATGGTCGGCTATGCATTGGGCTCGGTCGGCGGCGGCGCGCTCCTCGCTCGCTATCCAGTCGCCAACAAAACGCGGATGAGCATGCTGGCGTGGATACTCTATCTGCCCGCATACGGATTGTTCGCGTTCAGCAGCACGTTGATCCCGGTCGTCGTCGGCGCCTGTCTCGCGGGGATGGGACAAAGCGCCGCGCTGATCCTGGTGACTGCGTCCGCACAGGAACAAATCGGCGACGATTTGCTCGGTCGCGTGATGGGCGTGATCACGCTGGTGTATCGCGGCGCGCACGCGACCGGCCTGATGTTCGTCGCGCCGCTATTCGCAGTATTTGCTCCGCGTGCGATATTTGCGGGCGCGGCGTTCGCAATTCCGATTCTCGGAATCGCCAGTGCCATCTCGGCGTCGCTCGCGGAAAAACGTCGGCGGGTCGCGAGCGCAGCATCAACCTGA
- a CDS encoding SDR family NAD(P)-dependent oxidoreductase, whose protein sequence is MRLENKVALITGAGSGMGRAASVLFAREGAKIAAIDVNEASAAETAQMIKAAGGAAISLRADVSDSESARSMIDETVRTFGGIDVLYNNAGIEGESGFTAQLSEEAFDRVIAINLRGVWLGMKYALPKMIDRGGGAIINTASVAGLVGLKGAAAYCAAKAGVIALTRVAAIEYGRYNIRVNCICPGVIQTAMVERISGPAGMRPNFIQRASVFGRVGNADEIAHTALFLASDEAPFATGAPFIIDGGWVAS, encoded by the coding sequence ATGAGACTCGAAAACAAAGTTGCACTAATCACTGGCGCGGGTTCCGGGATGGGACGCGCAGCATCGGTATTGTTCGCGCGCGAGGGAGCGAAGATCGCCGCAATCGACGTCAACGAGGCGTCCGCGGCTGAGACCGCGCAAATGATCAAAGCGGCCGGCGGCGCCGCAATCTCGCTGCGCGCCGACGTGTCCGATTCGGAAAGCGCGCGCTCGATGATCGATGAAACCGTGCGCACATTCGGCGGAATCGACGTGCTCTACAACAACGCGGGCATCGAGGGCGAGTCGGGTTTCACCGCGCAACTCAGCGAGGAGGCATTCGACCGCGTGATTGCGATCAATCTGCGCGGCGTGTGGCTCGGGATGAAGTACGCACTGCCTAAAATGATCGATCGCGGCGGCGGCGCGATCATCAACACCGCCAGCGTCGCAGGACTCGTCGGACTGAAGGGCGCTGCCGCTTACTGCGCGGCAAAAGCCGGCGTGATCGCGCTGACTCGCGTCGCGGCAATCGAGTACGGTCGCTACAACATCCGGGTCAATTGCATTTGCCCCGGCGTAATCCAGACCGCGATGGTCGAGCGGATCAGCGGTCCCGCCGGCATGCGGCCAAACTTCATACAGCGCGCGAGCGTGTTCGGGCGCGTCGGCAACGCCGATGAGATCGCGCACACCGCGCTCTTTCTCGCGAGCGACGAAGCGCCATTCGCGACCGGCGCGCCATTCATCATCGACGGCGGCTGGGTCGCGAGTTAA
- a CDS encoding SDR family NAD(P)-dependent oxidoreductase → MNRLNDKVAIVTGAAQGIGLAIAQRLASEGAKVALADIQFEAAERSAAEIRATGGTAIAVRLDVTEFDDAVAAADRVENELGPIDVLVNNAGWDVVKPFLETMPDLWNKVIAINYLGPLNCCRAIAPRMQSRGSGKIVSISSDAARVGSTGEAVYAGCKAAVIGFSKTLARELARYRINVNVVCPGPTETALLRGAMAGREKVLESMARGIPFRRLGQPQDLAGAVAFFASSDSDFVTGQVLSVSGGLTMVG, encoded by the coding sequence ATGAACAGATTGAATGACAAAGTCGCAATCGTTACCGGCGCGGCGCAGGGTATCGGACTAGCAATTGCGCAGCGCCTCGCAAGTGAAGGCGCCAAGGTTGCGCTCGCCGACATTCAATTCGAAGCCGCCGAACGTTCGGCGGCCGAGATTCGCGCGACCGGAGGAACTGCCATCGCGGTTCGCCTCGACGTCACCGAATTCGACGACGCAGTCGCCGCCGCCGATCGCGTCGAGAACGAACTCGGGCCGATCGACGTGCTCGTCAACAATGCCGGATGGGACGTCGTGAAGCCGTTTCTCGAAACCATGCCCGACCTATGGAACAAGGTAATCGCGATCAACTACCTCGGCCCGCTCAATTGCTGCCGCGCGATCGCGCCGCGAATGCAATCGCGCGGGAGCGGCAAAATCGTATCGATCTCGTCCGATGCCGCGCGCGTCGGCTCGACTGGCGAAGCCGTTTACGCCGGATGCAAAGCCGCCGTCATCGGTTTTTCCAAAACGCTGGCGCGCGAACTCGCCCGCTACCGAATCAATGTCAACGTCGTATGCCCGGGCCCGACCGAAACCGCGCTGCTCAGGGGCGCGATGGCCGGTCGCGAGAAAGTGCTCGAGTCGATGGCGCGCGGGATACCGTTTCGCCGCCTCGGACAGCCGCAGGATCTGGCGGGCGCGGTCGCGTTCTTTGCCTCCTCGGATTCCGACTTCGTCACCGGGCAGGTGCTCAGCGTGAGTGGCGGACTGACGATGGTTGGTTGA
- a CDS encoding DNA polymerase Y family protein yields MARIACIMVADFSLAALVRSNPAFESSVLAIGRSLAPHAELETVSVRARETGIRAGMTIAQARAVSSDLIVAHRSPAAESSAHSALLDAAESISPVVEGGAPGCVWLDLAGLHRIYNDENEIAAELVKQVRRVGMAAAIGIAANKDLAHLAARCKGVRIIEAGREREFLDWIPLDMLALGKSERGDDLELTLARWGMRRLGELARLNPDAVGTRLGRQGVELVRLARGGNQAPIVARRRAEFFSESIELDYGIENLEPLAFVMRPMLERLTERLAIRGLVAGDITLAFGMSGHRNFSRRIAIAASSNDVRAILTLINLSLEAAPPEVAVESIRIDIEPRVPRPAQTDMFIPPAPAPDKLQTTIARLTALCGPGNVGALSAENSHRPGAMRVEPFAPPAAPLIPADAPLKNVTQLVIRTIRPAREIEVMCTRAIPEFIRGENLGARVISIAGPWRRDGEWWKNGASESPACAAPQQNQALHAIKRNGGPPFGQHPREVTAHNLKSFAGSSCAASSCTSENGSALNSSGQTHDENARTESAAERERGFIRDYYELALEDGGVYRVFRDVNSDQWFLDGSYD; encoded by the coding sequence ATGGCTCGTATCGCGTGCATCATGGTCGCCGATTTTTCGCTCGCGGCGCTGGTGCGCTCGAATCCCGCATTCGAAAGCAGCGTACTCGCGATCGGCCGCAGCTTGGCGCCGCACGCCGAACTCGAAACGGTCTCGGTGCGTGCGCGCGAAACTGGAATCCGCGCCGGGATGACGATCGCGCAAGCGCGCGCCGTCTCATCCGATCTGATCGTCGCACATCGATCGCCCGCGGCCGAAAGCTCGGCGCATAGCGCGTTGCTCGATGCCGCCGAATCGATCTCGCCGGTGGTCGAAGGGGGCGCGCCCGGATGCGTCTGGCTCGATCTCGCGGGACTGCATCGCATCTATAATGATGAAAATGAAATTGCCGCCGAGTTGGTAAAACAGGTGCGCCGGGTCGGGATGGCGGCTGCGATCGGGATTGCGGCGAATAAGGATTTGGCGCATCTGGCGGCGCGATGCAAAGGCGTCCGCATTATCGAAGCGGGCCGCGAGCGCGAGTTCCTCGATTGGATTCCGCTCGACATGCTAGCGCTCGGCAAATCGGAGCGTGGCGACGACCTCGAACTCACGCTCGCGCGCTGGGGGATGCGCCGGCTGGGCGAGTTGGCGCGCCTCAATCCCGACGCGGTGGGCACGCGCCTTGGCCGCCAGGGCGTCGAGTTGGTCCGCCTTGCGCGCGGGGGCAATCAGGCGCCGATTGTCGCGCGCCGCCGCGCCGAATTTTTCAGTGAAAGTATAGAGCTGGATTACGGTATCGAGAACCTCGAGCCGCTGGCATTCGTGATGCGCCCGATGCTCGAGCGGCTCACCGAGCGGCTTGCGATTCGCGGGCTGGTGGCGGGCGATATCACGCTCGCATTCGGGATGAGCGGGCATCGTAATTTCAGCCGGCGCATCGCGATTGCCGCGTCTTCCAATGACGTGCGCGCGATTCTCACGCTCATCAATTTAAGCCTCGAAGCTGCGCCGCCCGAAGTTGCGGTCGAATCGATTCGGATCGACATCGAGCCACGAGTTCCGCGGCCCGCGCAGACCGATATGTTCATTCCGCCCGCGCCTGCTCCCGACAAATTGCAGACCACAATCGCGCGGCTCACCGCTCTCTGCGGTCCGGGCAACGTCGGTGCGCTCAGCGCAGAAAATTCGCATCGGCCCGGAGCGATGCGCGTCGAACCGTTCGCGCCGCCAGCCGCGCCGCTAATTCCGGCGGACGCGCCGCTGAAGAACGTCACGCAACTGGTGATACGCACGATTCGTCCGGCGCGCGAGATCGAAGTGATGTGCACGCGGGCGATCCCGGAATTCATACGCGGCGAAAATCTCGGTGCGCGCGTGATCTCGATCGCGGGGCCATGGCGTCGTGACGGCGAATGGTGGAAGAACGGCGCTAGCGAATCGCCCGCGTGCGCCGCGCCGCAACAAAATCAGGCGTTGCACGCGATTAAAAGGAATGGCGGCCCGCCGTTTGGACAGCATCCGCGCGAAGTAACCGCGCACAATTTGAAATCGTTTGCTGGCTCATCTTGCGCCGCTTCATCTTGCACAAGCGAAAACGGCAGCGCGCTGAATTCATCGGGACAAACTCATGATGAGAACGCGCGTACCGAGTCTGCGGCTGAGCGCGAGCGCGGCTTCATTCGCGATTACTACGAACTCGCGCTCGAAGACGGCGGCGTTTACCGCGTCTTCCGCGATGTGAATTCGGACCAATGGTTCCTCGACGGCAGCTACGACTAA